The following proteins are encoded in a genomic region of Takifugu flavidus isolate HTHZ2018 chromosome 3, ASM371156v2, whole genome shotgun sequence:
- the LOC130522221 gene encoding kalirin-like isoform X2, whose translation MNPVDGGGEAGPDGLASAGSGKTECVRAVDVLTVLREKVAFVSGGRDKRGGPILTFPARTNHDRIKQEDLSRLVTYLSTIPSEDVRARGFTVVVDMRGSKWESVKPVLRTLQESFSSNINTALLIKPDTFWQKHKTNLGSAKLSFETSLVSVEGLSRLVDPSQLTSDLGGSLEYDHVEWTELRLGLEEFLGAASQLLAQLDQLEAGLNHLPEPQDVDEARKLLEEHGRLRNTIATAPVDALEREGRSLLQRMRLGPAHGDASAEGGGGGSHGSWLSGGADFQSVAPKVSSLLDRLQTARSHLLQSWNDKKLHLDQALQLHLFEQDATKMSEWIAHSKDLFMQSLTEVGQNHQHALDLQTQHQHFTANCMNGSVNVDSVVTVAARLAEAGHYGAERITLVSSRLQEDWKSLTSALEERSNTLAMATGFHQGAEQFLVKVEGWVQACSEGSLPSATAELEAAVKKHQELNEEIAASYTQVSESGKVLLDVLQVCPSTDSNSSAAKPDFTAATHGIMGVLHQVMQGQHKVEGAWQHRKLRLHQRLQLCVFQQDVRQVLDWVEQHGEVFLNKHSGVGKTLHRARALQKRHDDFQQVAQNTYTNAEKLLEAADQLAQSGECEEEEIYQAARDLELRMQAFIQRVEQRKLLLDLAVSFYTHTKELSVWMEGLQKQLSADLCISPDSVEALQTLISQQQQQQSNTQEAAMSVIREGEDLILQLRPQGSSVVHVESVLQQLEESHVQLEELFHQRKIRLDVYLQLRILHQCTLEVTGEIDAWKQDLQKQSQDTEKLGSPRLADTNQDKLALSQSRLIEASPEVLTLAQQRIHRHMERRLAMNNMIYEVIQQGHDLQQYITEVQASGIALSEAEGGLSAQVEELQRLLQDKQKELQQIADHTHTLLEQNLQLRHLQSQVKQVLGWISEGEVMLSSCMLNSSCLSEAEQLQREHERLQQAIESLLHADSLQRTHQVALALQQRAELLVRSGHYDPDAVRACAQTVALHWQTLMLRIEDRLKLVNASAAFYRTSQQVCGVLESLEQEYRREEDWCGGGERQPEHLMPLISKHMEQKEAFLKACTLARRNAEVFLKYIHRNSVTMANISGHSVTVSGVTGVTEVTGHSRVPEQQVKGILSELLQRENRVLHFWTLKKRRLDQCQQYLMFQSHAQQALDWLQQSGEHYLSTHTSPGATVAETQELLNQHREFCVSAKHTQEKVHLLIQLAESMLAKGHAHRVELRRCVSTVDKRYREFTVRMGQYRHQLETELGGCSQDNKDLELELIPNSLSDSDPEVNLSDPSHQVSDEKRRSARKKEYIMAELLQTERVYVRDLQECIETYLWEMTSGSEDVPAGLANKDDVVFGNIQDIYEFHNSIFLKELENYEQLPEDVGHCFVTWADKFHMYVTYCRNKPDSSLLIQQHGVGFFEEVQRRHGLANSISSALIKPVQRITKYQLLLKELLACCEEGKGEIKEGLDVMLSVPKRANDAMHVSMLEGLEEGLEVQGELLLQDSFLVWEPKSLIRKGRDRHLFLFELSLIFSKEIKDSSGRTKYLYKSRLRTSELGVTEHIEGDPCKFALWVGRTPTSDNKTVLKASSLELKQEWVRSIRQVIQERRGHLRGALREPIPLPKTPNPTLGRQRSISRRETSEDADSLGDASSQPDTVSIASRTSQNTADSDKLSGGCELVVVLLDFSSGGPGELSVRCGQTVELVERSAERPGWCLARTTDQTPQQEGLLPMSALCLSHSHSAADMEGLIPASTASSTTSSTCTTTASSSNSSSTITTTSSSNSSNSSSTLSTGRDSGVYSIEGLQNQTTQSATSPTVYGVGAPPGGAVGSPGQKRSVSGTGNTLKRWLTSPVRRLSQGKADGQKKPPIRTRRRDNRSELTTPLTGNAQLRKEESGQSGGEEEPEEESHTPLPPPMQIIKDPNNPEALDSDQGSNESDSEQRNKALRGRMFVVNEMIQSEKDYVKDLGVIVEGFMSRLEVRGIPEDMRGKDKIVFGNIQQIYDWHRDFFLVELERCVQNHDLLADLFIRHERRLHMYIVYCQNKPRSEFLVIEYEKFFEEIQREISCRMSVSDYLIKPIQRITKYQLLLKDFLKYTSKAGLDYEEIEKALELMSLVPKRCNDMMNLGRLQGYEGKLTSQGKLLQQETFCVWEQDGGVLSRSKERRVFLFEQIVIFSELLRKGSNNPGYQFKNSIKVSYLAMQDSIDGDPCKFVLWSRGSAERFTLQASSASIKMTWVDTIAILLDAQNNFLSALQSPIEYQRKEGGITVTRPLSSGRPPSAPPTPNGHAPQPPPDSEQDDQELVLVLQDFVAVREDEISVFHGEKVQILASNQQGQSLVYRPANSDSPAAEGWVPRSVLKTH comes from the exons atgaATCcggtggatggaggaggagaagcgggCCCGGACGGCCTGGCGTCAGCAG GCTCTGGCAAAACAGAATGTGTTCGAGCAGTCGATGTTCTGACGGTGCTCAGAGAGAAAGTGGCCTTCGTTTCAG GTGGAAGGGACAAACGTGGCGGACCAATCCTGACCTTCCCTGCCAGGACCAATCACGATCGAATAAAGCAGGAAGACCTCAGTCGATTGGTCACGTACCTGTCGACCATACCCAG TGAGGATGTCCGAGCTCGTGGCTTCACTGTGGTGGTCGACATGCGGGGCAGCAAGTGGGAGAGTGTGAAGCCGGTGCTGCGGACGCTGCAGGAGTCGTTCTCCTCCAACATTAACACCGCGCTGCTCATCAAACCTGACACCTTCTGGCAAAAACACAAGACCAACCTGGGGAGCGCCAAGCTCAGCTTTGAG ACCAGCCTGGTGTCTGTGGAGGGTCTGTCCCGGCTTGTTGACCCCTCCcaactgacctctgacctcggtGGCTCTTTGGAGTACGATCACGTCGAGTGGACTGAGCTGCGTCTGGGCCTGGAGGAGTTCTTGGGCGCGGCATCGCAGCTGCTGGCCCAGCTGGATCAGTTGGAGGCTGGGTTGAACCATTTACCAGAGCCCCAAGATGTCGACGAGGCCCGCAA GCTTCTCGAGGAGCACGGTCGTCTTCGGAACACCATCGCCACAGCACCAGTTGACGCCCTTGAGCGCGAGGGGCGGAGCCTGTTGCAGCGAATGCGTCTCGGCCCCGCCCACGGCGATGCCTCTGCTGAAGGTGGCGGGGGTGGCAGTCACGGGAGCTGGTTGTCAGGTGGGGCGGACTTCCAGAGCGTGGCACCAAAGGTTTCGTCTCTTCTGGACCGGCTGCAAACGGCTCGCAGTCACCTGCTACAGAGCTGGAACGACAAGAAGCTCCATCTGGATCAAGCGCTGCAGCTACACTTGTTCGAGCAGGACGCGACCAAG ATGTCAGAGTGGATCGCGCACAGTAAAGACCTGTTCATGCAGAGTCTGACAGAGGTCGGCCAGAACCACCAGCATGCCCTTGACCTCCAGACACAACACCAGCACTTCACAGCCAACTGCATG AATGGCAGTGTGAATGTGGACAGTGTTGTTACCGTGGCAGCGAGGCTAGCAGAAGCCGGCCATTACGGGGCAGAGCGGATTACTCTGGTGTCATCGCGGCTACAAGAAGACTGGAAGTCTTTAACCTCGGCACTGGAGGAGCGTAGCAACACTCTCGCCATGGCCACCGgcttccaccagggggcagagcAG TTCCTGGTCAAAGTGGAGGGTTGGGTTCAGGCATGTTCTGAAGGTTCACTTCCATCGGCTACAGCAGAGCTGGAAGCTGCTGTGAAGAAACACCAAGAGCTGAATGAGGAGATCGCTGCCAGCTACACACAG GTCAGCGAGAGTGGTAAAGTTTTATTGGATGTGCTCCAGGTTTGTCCATCAACAGATTCCAACAGCTCGGCAGCCAAGCCAGACTTCACGGCCGCCACCCACGGCATCATGGGAGTCCTTCACCAGGTCATGCAG GGTCAACACAAGGTTGAGGGGGCGTGGCAGCACCgtaagctccgcctccaccagcgtctgcagctgtgtgtgtttcagcaggaTGTTAGACAG GTGCTGGACTGGGTCGAGCAGCACGGGGAAGTTTTCTTGAACAAACACAGCGGCGTGGGCAAGACTCTTCACCGAGCACGGGCGCTGCAGAAGCGTCACGATGACTTCCAGCAGGTCGCTCAG AACACTTACACAAATGCGGAGAAGCTTCTAGAAGCAGCAGATCAGCTGGCCCAGTCCGGAGAatgtgaagaggaggaaatctATCAGGCAGCAAGAGACCTGGAGCTCCGCATGCAG GCCTTCATCCAGCGTGTTGAGCAGAGGAAGCTTCTGCTGGACCTCGCTGTGTccttctacacacacaccaaggag TTGTCAGTATGGATGGAAGGCCTCCAGAAGCAGCTTTCCGCGGATCTCTGCATCTCTCCGGATTCTGTGGAGGCTCTGCAGACTCTGATcagccagcaacagcagcagcagtcaaacacacag GAAGCTGCGATGAGTGTCATCCGGGAAGGAGAAGACCTCATCCTGCAACTCAG GCCCCAGGGGAGCTCAGTCGTCCATGTGGAGTCagtgctccagcagctggaagagtctCATGTTCAGCTGGAGGAACTTTTCCACCAGAGGAAGATCCGACTGGATGTTTACCTGCAACTCCGCATCCTGCACCAGTGCACGCTGGAG GTAACCGGGGAAATAGATGCCTGGAAGCAGGACCTCCAGAAACAGTCCCAGGACACAGAAAAGCTGGGATCCCCAAGATTAGCAGATACAAACCAGGACAAGCTAGCATTGTCACAGTCGCGGCTAATCGAGGCGAGCCCTGAGGTGCTCACGCTTGCACAGCAGCGCATTCACAG ACACATGGAGAGAAGGCTGGCTATGAACAATATGATCTATGAGGTCATTCAACAAGGTCATGACCTTCAGCAGTACATTACCGAGGTCCAGGCATCAG GTATCGCGCTGTCGGAGGCAGAGGGGGGGCTGTCTGCAcaagtggaggagctgcagcgcctcctccaggacaaacagaaggagctgcagcagattgcagatcacacacacacactgctggaacAGAACCTGCAGCTGAGACACCTGCAAAGCCAGGTCAAACAG GTGCTGGGCTGGATCTCCGAAGGTGAGGTCATGCTGTCGTCCTGCATGCTGAACTCCAGCTGTCTGTCTgaggctgagcagctgcagcgggAACATGAGCGCCTCCAACAGGCCATAGAG TCTCTGCTTCATGCCGACTCCCTGCAGAGAACCCATCAGGTGGCTCTGGctctgcagcagagagcagagctgctggtcAG ATCAGGTCACTATGACCCAGATGCAGTGAGGGCTTGTGCCCAGACGGTGGCGCTACACTGGCAGACGCTCATGCTGAGGATTGAAGATAGACTCAAACTGGTCAACGCATCAGCAGCATTCTACAGGACATCGCAGCAG gtgTGTGGGGtcctggagagcctggagcaGGAGTACCGCAGGGAGGAGGACTGGTGTGGAGGTGGGGAGAGACAACCAGAACACCTCATGCCTCTGATCAGCAAACACATGGAGCAAAAAGAGGCTTTCTTGAAG GCTTGCACTCTGGCCAGACGAAATGCTGAAGTCTTCCTCAAGTACATCCATCGCAACAGCGTCACCATGGCGAACATCTCAGGGCACAGCGTCACTGTCTCTGGAGTCACTGGGGTCACCGAGGTCACCGGACACTCAAGAGTACCGGAGcaacaggtcaaag ggatcCTCAGTGAACTGCTCCAGAGGGAAAACAGAGTGCTTCATTTCTGGACTTTGAAGAAGCGTCGACTGGACCAGTGCCAACAGTACCTGATGTTTCAGAGTCACGCCCAACAG GCTTTGGACTGGCTGCAGCAGTCAGGCGAGCACTACCTGTCCACTCACACATCGCCAGGGGCAACGGTGGCTGAGACGCAAGAGCTGCTGAACCAACACAGAGAgttctgtgtgtctgcaaag cacaCCCAGGAGAAGGTTCACCTCTTGATCCAACTGGCCGAGAGCATGCTGGCGAAAGGCCACGCCCACCGCGTTGAGCTCCGACGCTGCGTTTCCACAGTGGATAAAAGATACCGGGAATTCACGGTCAGGATGGGACAATACCGCCATCAGCTGGAGACGGAGCTGGGAGGGTGCTCACAG GATAATAAGGACTTAGAGCTGGAGCTGATCCCCAACAGTCTGTCTGACTCCGATCCCGAGGTGAACCTGTCCGACCCCAGTCATCAAGTCAGTGACGAGAAGAGGCGATCCGCTCGCAAGAAAGA GTACATCATGGCAGAGCTCCTTCAAACAGAACGGGTCTACGTCAGAGACCTGCAAGAGTGCATCGAG ACTTACCTGTGGGAAATGACGAGTGGCTCAGAGGACGTCCCTGCTGGTCTCGCCAACAAGGACGACGTTGTGTTTGGAAACATTCAGGACATCTATGAGTTTCACAACAG CATCTTCCTGAAGGAACTCGAAAACTACGAACAACTCCCTGAAGACGTTGGTCACTGTTTTGTTACCTGG GCTGATAAGTTTCACATGTACGTAACGTACTGCAGGAACAAACCAGACTCCAGTTTATTGATCCAGCAGCACGGCGTCGGATTCTTTGAG GAAGTCCAGAGGAGACACGGCCTGGCCAACTCCATCTCCTCTGCCCTCATCAAGCCAGTTCAGCGGATCACCAAATaccagctgctgctcaag GAGTTGCTGGCATGTTGTGAGGAGGGCAAAGGTGAAATCAAAGAAGGCCTGGATGTGATGCTGAGCGTCCCAAAGCGAGCTAATGATGCTATGCACGTTAGCATGCTGGAAG GTCTGGAGGAGGGTCTAGAGGTGCAGGGGGAGCTCCTGCTCCAGGACTCTTTCCTGGTTTGGGAGCCAAAGTCGCTGATCAGGAAGGGTCGGGATCGACACCTCTTTCTGTTTGAGCTGTCGCTCATCTTCAGCAAAGAGATCAAAGACTCGTCGGGACGAACAAAATACCTGTACAAGAGTCGCCTGAGG ACTTCAGAGCTCGGTGTAACAGAGCACATCGAGGGGGATCCCTGTAAATTTGCCCTCTGGGTTGGACGAACGCCAACATCTGACAACAAGACCGTCTTGAAG GCGTCATCGTTGGAGCTGAAGCAGGAGTGGGTCCGCAGCATTCGCCAGGTGATTCAGGAGAGGCGGGGCCACCTGCGGGGTGCACTCAGGGAGCCCATCCCTCTGCCCAAGACGCCAAACCCCACACTGGGGCGGCAGCGCAGCATCAGCCGCAG GGAGACCAGCGAGGACGCCGACAGTCTGGGTGATGCCAGCAGTCAACCCGACACCGTCTCCATAGCCTCACGAACATCGCAAAACACAGCGGACAGTGAcaag CTGTCGGGAGGCTGTGAGTTAGTGGTGGTGTTGCTGGACTTTTCCTCCGGGGGACCGGGAGAGCTCAGCGTTCGCTGCGGTCAGACGGTCGAGCTGGTGGAGCGTTCAGCCGAGCGACCCGGGTGGTGTTTGGCCAGAACTACAGATCAAACGCCCCAGCAG GAGGGTTTGCTGCCGATGAGCGCCCTCTGTCTGTCACACTCCCACAGTGCAGCCGACATGGAGGGGCTCATCCCGGCTTCCACCGCCTCCTCCACCACGTCCTCCACGTGCACAACCACCGCCtcttcctccaactcctcctccaccatcaccaccacctcttcctccaATAGCTCCAACTCCTCCTCGACTCTGAGCACAGGGAGGG ATTCTGGTGTGTACAGTATTGAAGGGCTCCAGAATCAAACCACTCAAA GTGCAACATCGCCAACAGTTTATGGAGTAGGGGCGCCGCCAGGGGGTGCTGTTGGTTCTCCAGGGCAGAAACGCAGCGTCTCGGGAACTGGAAACACCTTGAAG CGCTGGTTGACCAGTCCTGTCAGGAGGCTCAGTCAAGGAAAAGCTGATGGACAGAAGAAACCTCCAATCAGAACCCGGAGACGGGACAACAGATCTGAGCTGACTACACCCCTCACTGGCAATGCGCAG CTGAGGAAGGAGGAATCTGggcagagtggaggagaggaagagcctGAAGAAGAAAGTCACACGcctctgcctccacccatgcagaTCATCAAAGACCCCAACAACCCTGAG gCTCTGGACTCAGACCAGGGGTCCAACGAGTCTGACAGCGAACAGCGAAATAAAGCACTAAGGGGACGCAT GTTTGTGGTCAACGAGATGATCCAATCAGAGAAAGATTACGTGAAGGACCTGGGTGTGATAGTGGAG GGCTTCATGTCCAGGCTGGAAGTCAGAGGAATTCCAGAAGACATGAGAGGGAAGGACAAGATCGTTTTTGGCAACATCCAACAGATATACGACTGGCACCGCGA TTTTTTCCTCGTAGAGTTGGAGCGTTGTGTACAAAACCATGACCTGTTGGCAGACCTCTTTATAAGACAC GAGCGCCGCCTTCACATGTACATAGTTTACTGCCAGAACAAGCCAAGGTCAGAGTTCCTCGTCATCGAGTATGAGAAGTTCTTCGAG GAAATCCAGCGTGAAATCAGCTGCAGGATGTCAGTCAGTGATTATCTGATCAAACCCATCCAGAGAATCACCAAATACCAGCTGCTGCTAAAG gATTTTCTAAAGTACACATCGAAAGCAGGACTGGACTATGAAGAGATTGAG aaAGCTCTGGAGCTGATGTCACTGGTGCCAAAACGCTGCAACGACATGATGAACCTGGGACGCCTGCAGGGATATGAG GGAAAATTGACGTCTCAGGGAAAGCTGCTTCAGCAGGAGACCTTCTGTGTTTGGGAGCAGGACGGAGGCGTCCTGTCTCGAAGTAAAGAGCGCAGGGTCTTCCTGTTCGAACAGATTGTCATTTTCAGCGAACTGCTGCGCAAAGGCTCCAATAACCCTGGATACCAGTTTAAGAACAGCATCAAG GTGAGTTACCTGGCGATGCAAGACAGCATAGACGGTGATCCCTGTAAGTTCGTGCTGTGGTCTCGCGGCTCGGCCGAACGCTTCACGCTGCAGGCGTCCTCAGCCAGCATCAAGATGACCTGGGTCGACACCATCGCCATCCTGCTAGATGCCCAAAACAACTTCTTGTCAG CTCTTCAGTCTCCTATCGAGTACCAGAGGAAGGAGGGCGGCATCACTGTTACCCGCCCTCTATCATCAGGGCGACCTCCGTCGGCCCCACCCACGCCCAACGGCCACGcccctcagcctcctccagacagCGAGCAGGACGATCAG gagctggtgctggtgctgcaggacTTTGTGGCGGTGCGGGAGGATGAGATCTCCGTGTTCCACGGGGAGAAGGTCCAGATCCTGGCATCCAACCAGCAGGGTCAGAGTTTGGTCTACAGGCCTGCCAACAGCGACTCGCCAGCCGCTGAGGGCTGGGTACCACGCAGCGTTCTCAAAACGCACTGA